Below is a window of Caldilineales bacterium DNA.
AGAAAACCCTGGAACAGGCGCCGGCTGGAGGCATCCTTGTGCACGAACTCCTCGGGATGCCACTGCACGGCCACGGCAAACTGGCCGTTGGGTGCTTCGATGCTCTCGATCAGGCCATCGGGCGCAAAGGAGGTGGGGCGCAGACCCGGCGCCAGGTCCTTGATCCCTTGATGGTGCATACTGTTCACCATCACCTGATTCCCGCCCAGAAGCCGGCTCAAGCGAGAAACGGCCTCGAGGCGGACATCGTGGCTCAGCCGGTCGCGGGTGTACTCGCCATGATAGGGATAGTAATCGTGCTTGATGGCGTCCGGCCGTTGCGCCAGCACATCCTGATACAGCGACCCACCCGCGGCCACATTCATCACCTGCAACCCCCGGCACACACCCAGGAGCGGCTTGTGATCCTCCAGCGCCCAACGGGCCAACGTCAGCTCGACCACATCGCGGTCCGAGTCGATGCGTCCGCAGAGTTCGGTCGTTTCTTCGCCGTAGTGGACTGGCTCGACATCCACCCCGCCGGGCAGAAACACCCCATCCACCTGTTCATAGATGCCGCGCAACGTCGCCAGGTCGTTGGCGACCAGGGGGATAATCCAGGGTAGCGCTCCCTGGCTGCTGAGCGAATTGATATAGGTATGGCCCATGATCCAGCAGCGCGGCGCCTGGCCGGGTATCGGCTCCTGCGTCTGCGTGGTGATGCCAATCAGCGGTCGTCTGTGCATAGTGGTTCCTGAAAATCCTCGATAGTTGAAGCGCCCATCCGCCAGCATGGCAGCGCATGGGAGCATTTCAGTCTACCACTGACCGGGATCAGGGTCAAAACGGGGTGGGCGCCGCCGCCGAACGGCGCAGCTTGCGCCGCACTTTGCGCCGCACTTCGCGCCGCCGCCGCTGCGCCACAACGAGCAGCGCCTGCTATAATGCGCCCATGACCGAAGAAGCGATCCTGACGCGTCGCGAACTGGAGATCCTGGCGTTGTTGGCCGAAGGGTTGAGCAACGACGAGATCGCCGGCCGCCTCATCATCAGCCCCAACACCGTCAAAGTGCACCTGCGCAACATCTTCGAGAAGATGGGCGTGCAATCGCGCACCGAGGCCACGATGGAAGCCGTGCGGCGGGGATGGATTGTGGTGCCCGGCCTCGATCTCGCTCCCACTGCCGAGGCGTCCACCCTGGCGTCCACCCTGGCGTCCACCCTGGCGTCCACCCTGGCGCCCTCGCCCGCCCTGCCTGCCTGGCCGCCCCTCGCGCCCGGCCTCGGCCCCTGGCAGCTCATCGGGTTGGTGATGGCCGTCACCGCTGCCCTGGTCGTGGCCCTCTGGCCCAACCGCAGCCTGTTGCTCACTGAGTCCCTGCCCTCGAACTTCACCACCGATCGCGGCGCTGACCCGATCTCGTCGTCTATTCGCCAGGAAGCCCCGCGCTGGAGCCAACGCGCCGCCATGTTCACCGCCCGTGGCCGCGCCGCCGCCGGCCTGGTGGATGGCCGGCTGTATGTGGTGGGCGGCGAGAACACAGCCGGAGATAGCAACGTAGTCGAGGTCTATGACCCGGCCTTCGATTCCTGGCAGCAACTGAAGCCTCGGCCTGTGGCCGCGCGCGGGGCGGCCGCCGCCGGTTTGGGCGCGGCGCTCTTTGTCGCCGGTGGCTGCGCCGGCGAGGGCGACGGCGTGAGCGTTCTCGACCGCGTCGACCACTACGACCCGGCCGCCGATGTCTGGACGCCGGCGG
It encodes the following:
- a CDS encoding gamma-glutamyl-gamma-aminobutyrate hydrolase family protein, whose translation is MHRRPLIGITTQTQEPIPGQAPRCWIMGHTYINSLSSQGALPWIIPLVANDLATLRGIYEQVDGVFLPGGVDVEPVHYGEETTELCGRIDSDRDVVELTLARWALEDHKPLLGVCRGLQVMNVAAGGSLYQDVLAQRPDAIKHDYYPYHGEYTRDRLSHDVRLEAVSRLSRLLGGNQVMVNSMHHQGIKDLAPGLRPTSFAPDGLIESIEAPNGQFAVAVQWHPEEFVHKDASSRRLFQGFLKAASDWQAEHEHKAVLSMDVWELEG
- a CDS encoding LuxR C-terminal-related transcriptional regulator is translated as MTEEAILTRRELEILALLAEGLSNDEIAGRLIISPNTVKVHLRNIFEKMGVQSRTEATMEAVRRGWIVVPGLDLAPTAEASTLASTLASTLASTLAPSPALPAWPPLAPGLGPWQLIGLVMAVTAALVVALWPNRSLLLTESLPSNFTTDRGADPISSSIRQEAPRWSQRAAMFTARGRAAAGLVDGRLYVVGGENTAGDSNVVEVYDPAFDSWQQLKPRPVAARGAAAAGLGAALFVAGGCAGEGDGVSVLDRVDHYDPAADVWTPAAPLPAPRCGLAMAAYGERLFAIGGWDGSTITATMFVYDPIADRWQALAPLPAPRAFAAVAVLRDRIYLMGGRDDEQQHAEMWVYDPARDVWAEAPALPEARAGLAAAAEGTSIYAIGGGEGDQPGLHERFDLTTQVWSTIDAPRRGPWRSVAAAMIGPNLHIVGGWAGDFLSAQDAYQASYLQFLPLGAQNAKQ